From a region of the Oncorhynchus tshawytscha isolate Ot180627B linkage group LG14, Otsh_v2.0, whole genome shotgun sequence genome:
- the LOC112266956 gene encoding rab5 GDP/GTP exchange factor isoform X2, with protein sequence MSHRSERRGIHVDQSELLCTKGCGFYGNTAWQGLCSKCWREEYQQTRHKQIQEDHALAERLQKEEEAAYANNHQGAAQPQPAIAPFSKFEERKTKEKSRKVNTMTKFFTPSTKTPPKKESVPGEVLSTPSPSVSRKPLETDRTTREFIDFLKTLKPGREIFKQCRAFTESMAYKRDLGADELSECVQDFYQNLSDRLHTHFKGSSERVESVMDEVERYMMTRLYEEVFCPETTDDEKKDLAIQKRIRALHWVTIEMLCVPVDEEIPEVSDNVVKAITDVIEMDSKRVPRDKLTCITRCSKHIFNAINTTKKEAASADDFLPTLIYIVLKANPPRLQSNIQYITRFCNPSRLMSGEDGYYFTNLCCAVAFIEKLDGQSLNLSVEEFELYMSGQASPQRPQAATSPACSAAFSQMNESLDLLTGLGVRQERVMEGARRLESDLIDWRDGVEHKVQDVMERFPLEMHPTAPPTTSSAIDADNVENDHLPSPLQPQLFAG encoded by the exons ATGAGCCACCGGTCGGAACGTCGTGGGATCCATGTGGACCAGTCAGAGCTGCTGTGTACGAAGGGATGTGGTTTCTATGGCAACACAGCCTGGCAGGGCCTCTGCTCCAAGTGCTGGCGGGAGGAGTACCAACAAACCAGACACAAACAGATCCAGGAGGACCATGCACTGGCAGAGAG GttacagaaggaggaggaggcagcgtACGCTAACAACCACCAGGGGGCAGCCCAGCCCCAGCCTGCCATCGCACCCTTCAGCAAGTTTGAAGAGAGGAAAACCAAGGAGAAGTCACGTAAAGTCAACACAATGACTAAGTTTTTCACTCCCTCAACAAAGACACCGCCCAAGAAAG AATCCGTCCCTGGCGAGGTCCTGTCGACCCCCAGCCCCTCAGTGAGCCGCAAGCCCTTAGAGACGGACCGCACCACACGAGAGTTCATCGACTTCCTCAAGACACTGAAACCTGGCAGGGAGATCTTCAAACAGTGCCGAGCCTTCACAGAGAGCATGGCCTACAAGAGG GACCTGGGTGCTGATGAGCTGTCTGAGTGCGTTCAAGACTTCTACCAGAACCTTTCAGACCGCCTGCACACACACTTCAAAG GGTCGTCGGAGCGCGTAGAGAGTGTGATGGACGAGGTAGAGAGGTACATGATGACACGTCTCTACGAGGAAGTCTTCTGTCCTGAGACCACAGATGATGAGAAGAAAGACCTGGCCATTCAAAAGAGAATCAG GGCCTTGCATTGGGTCACCATTGAGATGCTGTGTGTCCCTGTGGATGAGGAGATTCCAGAGGTGTCTGATAACGTGGTCAAAGCCATCACAG ACGTGATCGAGATGGACTCGAAGCGTGTGCCCAGGGACAAGCTGACCTGCATCACACGCTGCAGTAAGCACATCTTCAATGCCATCAATACCACCAAGAAGGAGGCGGCATCTGCTGATGACTTCCTGCCCACCCTCATCTACATCGTCCTGAAGGCCAACCCTCCGCGACTGCAGTCCAACATCCAGTACATCACCCGCTTCTGTAACCCTAGCCGCCTCATGAGCGGAGAAGACGGATACTACTTCACCAACCTG tgctgtgCGGTGGCCTTCATAGAGAAGCTGGATGGCCAGTCTCTGAACCTGAGCGTTGAGGAGTTTGAGCTCTACATGTCAGGCCAGGCGTCTCCCCAGCGTCCCCAGGCTGCCACCTCCCCCGCCTGTAGTGCTGCTTTCAGCCAGATGAACGAGAGTCTGGACCTATTGACGGGACTGGGCGTGAGGCAGGAACGCGTCATGGAGGGGGCTCGCCGCCTGGAGAGTGACCTCATCGACTGGAGGGATGGGGTAGAGCACAAAGTGCAGGATGTGATGGAGAGGTTCCCCCTGGAAATGCACCCCACCGCTCCCCCCACCACCTCTTCTGCCATAGATGCTGACAACGTGGAAAACGACCACCTACCTTCTCCTCTCCAACCCCAGTTGTTTGCCGGCTGA
- the LOC112266956 gene encoding rab5 GDP/GTP exchange factor isoform X1, whose translation MSHRSERRGIHVDQSELLCTKGCGFYGNTAWQGLCSKCWREEYQQTRHKQIQEDHALAERLQKEEEAAYANNHQGAAQPQPAIAPFSKFEERKTKEKSRKVNTMTKFFTPSTKTPPKKESVPGEVLSTPSPSVSRKPLETDRTTREFIDFLKTLKPGREIFKQCRAFTESMAYKRDLGADELSECVQDFYQNLSDRLHTHFKGSSERVESVMDEVERYMMTRLYEEVFCPETTDDEKKDLAIQKRISGWGWLGCRALHWVTIEMLCVPVDEEIPEVSDNVVKAITDVIEMDSKRVPRDKLTCITRCSKHIFNAINTTKKEAASADDFLPTLIYIVLKANPPRLQSNIQYITRFCNPSRLMSGEDGYYFTNLCCAVAFIEKLDGQSLNLSVEEFELYMSGQASPQRPQAATSPACSAAFSQMNESLDLLTGLGVRQERVMEGARRLESDLIDWRDGVEHKVQDVMERFPLEMHPTAPPTTSSAIDADNVENDHLPSPLQPQLFAG comes from the exons ATGAGCCACCGGTCGGAACGTCGTGGGATCCATGTGGACCAGTCAGAGCTGCTGTGTACGAAGGGATGTGGTTTCTATGGCAACACAGCCTGGCAGGGCCTCTGCTCCAAGTGCTGGCGGGAGGAGTACCAACAAACCAGACACAAACAGATCCAGGAGGACCATGCACTGGCAGAGAG GttacagaaggaggaggaggcagcgtACGCTAACAACCACCAGGGGGCAGCCCAGCCCCAGCCTGCCATCGCACCCTTCAGCAAGTTTGAAGAGAGGAAAACCAAGGAGAAGTCACGTAAAGTCAACACAATGACTAAGTTTTTCACTCCCTCAACAAAGACACCGCCCAAGAAAG AATCCGTCCCTGGCGAGGTCCTGTCGACCCCCAGCCCCTCAGTGAGCCGCAAGCCCTTAGAGACGGACCGCACCACACGAGAGTTCATCGACTTCCTCAAGACACTGAAACCTGGCAGGGAGATCTTCAAACAGTGCCGAGCCTTCACAGAGAGCATGGCCTACAAGAGG GACCTGGGTGCTGATGAGCTGTCTGAGTGCGTTCAAGACTTCTACCAGAACCTTTCAGACCGCCTGCACACACACTTCAAAG GGTCGTCGGAGCGCGTAGAGAGTGTGATGGACGAGGTAGAGAGGTACATGATGACACGTCTCTACGAGGAAGTCTTCTGTCCTGAGACCACAGATGATGAGAAGAAAGACCTGGCCATTCAAAAGAGAATCAG TGGATGGGGGTGGCTGGGTTGCAGGGCCTTGCATTGGGTCACCATTGAGATGCTGTGTGTCCCTGTGGATGAGGAGATTCCAGAGGTGTCTGATAACGTGGTCAAAGCCATCACAG ACGTGATCGAGATGGACTCGAAGCGTGTGCCCAGGGACAAGCTGACCTGCATCACACGCTGCAGTAAGCACATCTTCAATGCCATCAATACCACCAAGAAGGAGGCGGCATCTGCTGATGACTTCCTGCCCACCCTCATCTACATCGTCCTGAAGGCCAACCCTCCGCGACTGCAGTCCAACATCCAGTACATCACCCGCTTCTGTAACCCTAGCCGCCTCATGAGCGGAGAAGACGGATACTACTTCACCAACCTG tgctgtgCGGTGGCCTTCATAGAGAAGCTGGATGGCCAGTCTCTGAACCTGAGCGTTGAGGAGTTTGAGCTCTACATGTCAGGCCAGGCGTCTCCCCAGCGTCCCCAGGCTGCCACCTCCCCCGCCTGTAGTGCTGCTTTCAGCCAGATGAACGAGAGTCTGGACCTATTGACGGGACTGGGCGTGAGGCAGGAACGCGTCATGGAGGGGGCTCGCCGCCTGGAGAGTGACCTCATCGACTGGAGGGATGGGGTAGAGCACAAAGTGCAGGATGTGATGGAGAGGTTCCCCCTGGAAATGCACCCCACCGCTCCCCCCACCACCTCTTCTGCCATAGATGCTGACAACGTGGAAAACGACCACCTACCTTCTCCTCTCCAACCCCAGTTGTTTGCCGGCTGA
- the LOC112266955 gene encoding caspase a, with protein sequence MADKLLSKARKTFIDSVTKPVIKQLLDDLLEDKVLNDEETESVTEENSTRAEQARCLIDMVRKKGSKASEKMIARVQERDPGLYDKMGLAPRQPVQMTPSSPQLSEQEEQPVSSVLIPSTNDFKKDILQKKGSEIYPPMDKSGRKRLALLINNVEFDDKNMLRRGAEKDEENVERLLRDLGYDVVKYRNLSGQEMDEAVKAFSKREEHLLSDSVFVVMMSHGELGAIMGVHYKKGDPNLDIFPINNIFTHLNTENCKALINKPKVILIQACRGGKDGSVWVSDAVPGSSLDLGLESDSFRREHKEKDFISLLSCTPDTLSYRDPKMGTLFVQRIMETFNTYAWNDHIEELFRKVMGRFEDFPRQMPTKDRATLTKHFYLFPGL encoded by the exons ATGGCAG ACAAGTTGCTCTCCAAGGCTCGGAAGACATTCATAGACAGTGTGACGAAGCCAGTGATCAAGCAGCTCCTGGATGACCTTTTGGAGGACAAGGTGCTGAACGATGAAGAGACAGAATCGGTGACGGAGGAGAACAGCACTAGGGCAGAGCAGGCACGATGCCTTATCGATATGGTGCGGAAGAAAGGGAGCAAAGCCAGTGAGAAGATGATTGCCAGAGTTCAGGAGAGAGATCCTGGACTTTATGACAAAATGGGTCTGGCCCCCAGGCAGCCTGTCCAGATGA CACCATCATCGCCCCAGTTATCAGAGCAGGAGGAGCAGCCAGTGTCCTCTGTCCTCATTCCCAGCACAAATGACTTTAAGAAGGACATTCTTCAGAAGAAGGGTAGCGAG ATTTACCCTCCAATGGATAAGTCTGGTCGGAAGCGTCTGGCCCTGCTCATAAACAATGTGGAGTTTGATGATAAGAACATGCTGAGACGAGGGGCAGAGAAGGACGAGGAGAACGTGGAGAGGCTTCTCAGGGATCTGGGATATGATGTGGTGAAATACAGAAACCTGTCTGGACAG GAGATGGACGAGGCTGTGAAAGCGTTCTCTAAACGTGAGGAGCACTTATTGTCGGACAGCGTCTTCGTGGTGATGATGTCTCACGGGGAGCTGGGAGCCATCATGGGTGTCCATTACAAGAAAGGGGACCCTAATCTTGACATCTTCCCCATCAACAACATCTTCACACACCTGAACACAGAGAACTGCAAAGCACTGATTAACAAACCCAAAGTCATCCTCATTCAGGCCTGCAGGGGAG GCAAGGATGGGTCTGTTTGGGTCAGTGACGCAGTGCCTGGGTCCAGCCTTGACCTAGGGTTAGAGAGTGACTCATTTAGGAGGGAGCACAAAGAGAAGGACttcatctccctcctgtcctgcACACCAG ATACTCTGTCCTACAGAGATCCAAAGATGGGCACCCTTTTTGTCCAACGCATCATGGAGACATTCAACACCTATGCCTGGAATGATCATATAGAAGAATTGTTCAGGAAG GTCATGGGACGCTTTGAAGATTTCCCCAGACAGATGCCGACCAAAGACAGAGCCACTCTAACAAAGCACTTCTACCTCTTCCCAGGCCTCTGA